In Schistocerca serialis cubense isolate TAMUIC-IGC-003099 chromosome 8, iqSchSeri2.2, whole genome shotgun sequence, one genomic interval encodes:
- the LOC126416317 gene encoding uncharacterized protein LOC126416317: MGKRTYFTHAALILGLAVLVPQCVCKTQGWSLPKLPQLQTPVIAPGQLPFDCAELTADPRIPKFLIQELCSQPEAETAADAAAEANDQAETVETKVQEEAAESKDQADAAETKDQGEAAETKDQEEAAEIKNQEEAAETKNQEEAVETNDRDGAVEAKDQEEAENAAKEVEAAEEPAARRLSSDGAKQPVEVIVPFFRVVIQKLISPDAKVPTREFWAKAYQEAGSPKLARHPTFFEIAAGVQQAVESFRSEDSWPKVVRLIKDLTSDKQWKRLEAVLAAAHGRDPSNLWKALGAAKALKVALKSSIKEPQCRVEGPNPDPEDCREFFVCFRLQGRWKSKDAKCPKYTEFSPSQLRCVWAPFSDCVEQSDSDSDEDSDSEESSREVIERILKHGPGAFHVQ; the protein is encoded by the coding sequence GGGTTGGCTGTGCTGGTTCCACAGTGTGTCTGCAAAACACAGGGCTGGAGCCTGCCGAAACTACCGCAGCTGCAGACACCTGTCATCGCTCCAGGGCAGCTACCATTCGACTGTGCGGAGCTGACTGCCGACCCCCGCATACCGAAGTTTCTCATCCAGGAACTCTGCAGCCAACCAGAGGCCGAAACCGCGGCAGACGCTGCTGCTGAGGCCAACGATCAGGCTGAAACTGTCGAGACCAAAGTCCAGGAAGAAGCTGCTGAAAGCAAAGATCAGGCAGACGCTGCTGAGACCAAAGACCAGGGAGAAGCCGCTGAGACCAAAGATCAGGAAGAAGCCGCTGAGATCAAAAATCAAGAAGAAGCCGCTGAGACCAAAAATCAGGAAGAAGCTGTTGAGACCAACGATCGGGATGGAGCTGTTGAGGCCAAAGATCAGGAAGAAGCAGAGAATGCTGCCAAGGAAGTAGAGGCTGCAGAGGAGCCAGCGGCGAGGCGCTTGAGCAGCGATGGTGCCAAGCAACCGGTCGAGGTGATTGTGCCTTTCTTCCGCGTGGTCATCCAGAAACTCATCAGCCCAGACGCCAAGGTGCCGACCAGGGAATTCTGGGCAAAGGCATACCAGGAGGCAGGCTCTCCCAAGCTGGCCCGACACCCGACCTTCTTTGAGATAGCGGCAGGCGTCCAGCAAGCTGTGGAGTCCTTCCGTAGCGAAGACTCTTGGCCGAAAGTGGTGCGCCTGATCAAAGATTTGACGTCAGACAAGCAGTGGAAGCGGCTGGAAGCCGTGCTGGCCGCAGCTCACGGGCGAGACCCATCGAACCTCTGGAAAGCCCTGGGCGCTGCCAAGGCCTTGAAGGTGGCGCTCAAGTCTTCAATAAAGGAGCCACAGTGCAGAGTGGAGGGCCCCAACCCTGACCCGGAAGACTGTCGCGAGTTCTTCGTTTGCTTCCGCCTGCAGGGTCGCTGGAAGTCCAAAGACGCCAAGTGCCCCAAGTACACAGAATTCAGCCCCAGCCAGCTCAGATGCGTCTGGGCGCCCTTCTCTGACTGCGTCGAGCAATCTGACTCTGACTCTGACGAGGATTCTGACTCTGAAGAATCCAGCAGAGAGGTCATCGAGAGAATTCTCAAGCACGGACCAGGTGCATTCCATGTCCAGTAA